The Anguilla anguilla isolate fAngAng1 chromosome 4, fAngAng1.pri, whole genome shotgun sequence genome has a window encoding:
- the adcyap1r1b gene encoding pituitary adenylate cyclase-activating polypeptide type I receptor isoform X3 yields the protein MASTAVLISTLLLLPLISTQPSENSYCVIQREQERCMEKMAEHDPANDPEFGCPWMWDNLTCWQPAAVGDVVEVDCPELFRIMSQTLEDLGRISRNCTEDGWSETFPHYVDACLDDGNGTKPDMYYVSVKALYTVGYSTSLVSLTTAMVILCRFRKLHCTRNFIHMNLFVSFILRAISVFIKDGVLFAEEDSNHCFLHTVECRSVMVFFHYCVMSNYFWLFIEGLYLFTLLVETFFPERRYFYWYTIIGWGTPTVCVTIWAVLRLHFDDIGCWDINDSAPIWWVIKGPVVASIMVNFVLFIGIIIILVQKLQSPDIGGNESSIYLRLARSTLLLIPLFGIHYTVFAFSPEDVRKRERLVFELGLGSFQGFVVAVLYCFLNGEVQSEIKRKWRSWTVNRYFAVDLKHRHPSLASSGVNGGTQLSILSKSSSQIRMSSLQAESPAT from the exons ATGGCCTCTACAGCAGTGCTCATCAGCACCCTACTGCTGCTGCctctg ATCTCGACTCAGCCGTCAGAAAATTCCTACTGCGTGATCCAGCGGGAGCAGGAGAGATGCATGGAGAAGATGGCCGAGCACGACCCCGCCAACGACCCCGAGTTCG GCTGCCCCTGGATGTGGGACAACCTGACCTGCTGGCAGCCGGCTGCCGTGGGCGACGTGGTGGAGGTGGACTGCCCCGAGCTCTTCAGGATCATGAGCCAGACGCTGGAGG ATCTGGGCAGGATCAGCCGTAACTGCACGGAGGACGGCTGGTCCGAGACCTTCCCTCACTACGTGGACGCCTGCCTCGACGACGGCAACGGCACCAAGCCG GACATGTACTATGTCTCGGTCAAGGCCTTATACACCGTCGGGTACAGCACCTCCCTGGTCTCCTTGACAACCGCCATGGTCATCCTGTGCAGGTTCAG gaagcTCCACTGCACCAGGAACTTCATCCACATGAACCTGTTTGTGTCCTTCATCCTGAGGGCCATCTCAGTCTTCATCAAAGACGGGGTGCTCTTCGCCGAGGAAGACAGCAATCACTGCTTCCTGCACACT gtggaGTGCAGGTCGGTGATGGTGTTCTTCCACTACTGCGTCATGTCCAACTACTTCTGGCTCTTCATTGAGGGGCTGTACCTCTTCACCCTGCTGGTGGAGACCTTCTTCCCGGAGAGGAGATACTTCTACTGGTACACCATCATCGGATGGg GGActcctactgtgtgtgtgactatctGGGCGGTCCTTAGACTGCACTTTGATGATATTGG ctgctgggaCATAAACGACAGCGCCCCCATCTGGTGGGTGATCAAGGGCCCCGTGGTGGCATCAATCATG GTAAACTTTGTGCTCTTCATcggcatcatcatcatcctggTTCAGAAGCTGCAGTCACCTGATATTGGAGGCAATGAATCCAGCATTtacct gaggCTGGCTCgctccaccctcctcctcatccCGCTGTTTGGAATCCACTACACCGTGTTCGCCTTCTCCCCCGAGGACgtcaggaagagggagaggctgGTGTTCGAGCTGGGCCTGGGCTCCTTCCAG GGATTCGTGGTGGCTGTCCTGTACTGCTTCCTGAACGGAGAG GTGCAGTCGGAGATAAAGAGGAAATGGCGGAGCTGGACCGTGAACCGGTACTTTGCTGTGGACCTGAAGCACCGGCACCCTTCGCTGGCCAGCAGTGGGGTGAACGGGGGGACGCAGCTGTCCATACTGAGCAAGAGCAGCTCGCAGATCCGCATGTCCAGCCTGCAGGCCGAGAGCCCGGCCACCTGA
- the adcyap1r1b gene encoding pituitary adenylate cyclase-activating polypeptide type I receptor isoform X2, translating into MASTAVLISTLLLLPLISTQPSENSYCVIQREQERCMEKMAEHDPANDPEFGCPWMWDNLTCWQPAAVGDVVEVDCPELFRIMSQTLEDLGRISRNCTEDGWSETFPHYVDACLDDGNGTKPDMYYVSVKALYTVGYSTSLVSLTTAMVILCRFRKLHCTRNFIHMNLFVSFILRAISVFIKDGVLFAEEDSNHCFLHTVECRSVMVFFHYCVMSNYFWLFIEGLYLFTLLVETFFPERRYFYWYTIIGWGTPTVCVTIWAVLRLHFDDIGCWDINDSAPIWWVIKGPVVASIMVNFVLFIGIIIILVQKLQSPDIGGNESSIYLRLARSTLLLIPLFGIHYTVFAFSPEDVRKRERLVFELGLGSFQGFVVAVLYCFLNGEFLPEGAVGDKEEMAELDREPVLCCGPEAPAPFAGQQWGERGDAAVHTEQEQLADPHVQPAGREPGHLS; encoded by the exons ATGGCCTCTACAGCAGTGCTCATCAGCACCCTACTGCTGCTGCctctg ATCTCGACTCAGCCGTCAGAAAATTCCTACTGCGTGATCCAGCGGGAGCAGGAGAGATGCATGGAGAAGATGGCCGAGCACGACCCCGCCAACGACCCCGAGTTCG GCTGCCCCTGGATGTGGGACAACCTGACCTGCTGGCAGCCGGCTGCCGTGGGCGACGTGGTGGAGGTGGACTGCCCCGAGCTCTTCAGGATCATGAGCCAGACGCTGGAGG ATCTGGGCAGGATCAGCCGTAACTGCACGGAGGACGGCTGGTCCGAGACCTTCCCTCACTACGTGGACGCCTGCCTCGACGACGGCAACGGCACCAAGCCG GACATGTACTATGTCTCGGTCAAGGCCTTATACACCGTCGGGTACAGCACCTCCCTGGTCTCCTTGACAACCGCCATGGTCATCCTGTGCAGGTTCAG gaagcTCCACTGCACCAGGAACTTCATCCACATGAACCTGTTTGTGTCCTTCATCCTGAGGGCCATCTCAGTCTTCATCAAAGACGGGGTGCTCTTCGCCGAGGAAGACAGCAATCACTGCTTCCTGCACACT gtggaGTGCAGGTCGGTGATGGTGTTCTTCCACTACTGCGTCATGTCCAACTACTTCTGGCTCTTCATTGAGGGGCTGTACCTCTTCACCCTGCTGGTGGAGACCTTCTTCCCGGAGAGGAGATACTTCTACTGGTACACCATCATCGGATGGg GGActcctactgtgtgtgtgactatctGGGCGGTCCTTAGACTGCACTTTGATGATATTGG ctgctgggaCATAAACGACAGCGCCCCCATCTGGTGGGTGATCAAGGGCCCCGTGGTGGCATCAATCATG GTAAACTTTGTGCTCTTCATcggcatcatcatcatcctggTTCAGAAGCTGCAGTCACCTGATATTGGAGGCAATGAATCCAGCATTtacct gaggCTGGCTCgctccaccctcctcctcatccCGCTGTTTGGAATCCACTACACCGTGTTCGCCTTCTCCCCCGAGGACgtcaggaagagggagaggctgGTGTTCGAGCTGGGCCTGGGCTCCTTCCAG GGATTCGTGGTGGCTGTCCTGTACTGCTTCCTGAACGGAGAG TTTCTCCCTGAAGGTGCAGTCGGAGATAAAGAGGAAATGGCGGAGCTGGACCGTGAACCGGTACTTTGCTGTGGACCTGAAGCACCGGCACCCTTCGCTGGCCAGCAGTGGGGTGAACGGGGGGACGCAGCTGTCCATACTGAGCAAGAGCAGCTCGCAGATCCGCATGTCCAGCCTGCAGGCCGAGAGCCCGGCCACCTGAGCTAA